TCTCTAACTCATTCcccttctatttttatttattttcatcataattattactttattaagatgatcttctttttgttcgtGTCTCTTGCTGGATTCTCCTCGATTTATGCTGATCGATGCGCCACCGTTCCTCCATCGTTATGGTGCAGCAGTAAAGAACTCGCCAAGGAATGTGGTTTCGCAAATCTTTGCAATCggtgtgctttttttttcgttttttcacttttttgtctgTTTATTCTGTTTCTctattcctattattttctatcttcGGTTTGTTTATAGGATTTTTTGAGCTAATTTGGaataacaattaattaattaattaaaaacaaacataaaataaattaaataattaacaatcttggctgttgctttaAGTTGACTATCGATAAGTTGGAATAATTCTTCTAAACCCACAAAAAATCCGTTTTTTCTTACCTTCATTCctaccacgaaaaaaaaaatcagggtATTTATTTTCGCGAAAAGAAGTCTTTACTTAGAATCTACACATGTCAGCAACCACAGCAATggacaaagaataaaaatcaggagcttattttttccaagagCCATGTACTGCATAAAAATTCTGTTCAACTTGCAAAAGACAGCTTTAAATGTAATTTTCTCTCACGCCTGTTTCATTGAAAGTCATAGTTGCCGCTTGTTTCgtttatttacaaaaattccGATGATTCTGGTGAAAAACTTGGTGAGCGtgtggcattttttttttgaacttgttcctcttgaaaaatataattaattgGTGAAACCTCAACGTGGATCAATGAGGGAgcgaattttaaaagaaaagttgagCGTTGTAACTAAACCTCCACATCTTTGCTATAAatcgataaaggataaagtcgctGAAGTActaatccacttgggatgcatcAACGCCaaatttactggaattcgtagtcGTAGAGGTTTTAGGACGCGTCTCGgggctatacaatgaccttCCTTTTcgccaagatttttttttactaaagcTGAAGATTATTTCTGCTTTCCttttaaataactttttttaaaaacaaatttcaatttttaaacaagcaaatttaaacaaagtttaaataatttcaatcGTATTGACGCTTATAGCGAGATTTAGCTACCATACGGCCACCTACAATCAACGCATCAACATCACTCTTCTCATCGAAGCTCTCTGCCCCGACTGTCAACGATTCATCGTCGAGGATCTGTATCCTAAAATCTACAAGAATTTCGCTGGTTTTGTCAACATTGAATTTATCCCATATGGGAATGCGAAAATTGTGGTAAACTGATTAGCGTTTATACTTCATGCATCActtaaaagaacttttttccaacatttttttttcctatagaACGGCTCAATCGAATGTCAACATGGGGCTGAAGAATGTTCCATTAATCGATTCGAATCGTGTGTGATCGACTCAGTGGGAACTCAAGAGCAATATGTGCCGTTGATCTACTGCCTAGAAAACAATTTGATggtaaatatttaatttatacaATTTTAATTCGCTCGAATGCTTGAATTGCTATATTTTATTAACAAATACTTTTTGCtattgaaaaaattgctgaattGGTGTTCCCTGACGAGTAAAGGAGGATTCACCCTTCTactcaaagttttttttccaaaatgatCACAGTTAAGGATTTTCTTGCAAGAAACACGGAAATATTCTGTTTGATAGTAAATATCGTAGGGAAATTGTGTCTGAATACGCAGTTAAATCTCTACGAGCAAATTTTCTAACTtgtaaatttctggaaattctctTAAAGGTGTTGACAACatcatttgcaaattttttttgacatatgtgatttttttacctcagttgtttttttttattttattttctggaggTAACGTGATGAGGGATGGTATTGTATCCCACAAATCATATTACTGATTTTAGTCAAAGGTTCCTTTCGACAAGGCATCCTCGAAATGTTTCCGAACTCTCTCTATTGGTGAGGATATCCAGAGAATGATCCAGTAGGTTGTTTCTTCTATTCtgattagaagaaattttgtgacaagttgaaaaaagtgctgaaaaaTACAAGTCGAATGCTTTCCCCTCAATCAAGAATTatgtagctgttttttttttcattgttcattgcaaacttttcctaaaattcggtaaaaaaaactgtgttcGATCCAAGCTTTCTAAATTCTCTAACTTAGCACGTCTATTatgaaataatattaatattatattatattaattgattaatcaattattattgtattaattTACAAtgatatttataatttataatttattatttatagatTCATGccagtatttatttatattaatattttaatattatggTAATATGACTGTTGATAATGGTTTTCACCgctttcctagttttgaaCCCCTACTTCGTTTAAATCATActgcttcaaaaattcagatcCTGCCTAGTTTCGCGACTTGGTGAACGACTTCAACAGAAGGCAGCTGAACGAACAGGTTGGTCTCCAGCTTTCTTCTCAATCTGtttctatttcattcattttttaatctGTTTCTGTACCAGATCAGcacaaaaaaatacagtagaagtagtagaaatttcaagaaacactcgtgaggatgaaaacacaCCCTTTTAAAAGCTATAAACTTTCAGCcatgtccttttttttgaaaattggtaCTGCATTTCTTGGATGGATGCGTGTTTTTCCTAGACTCACAGTCTTTTGCTgcaaaaacattattttataatacTGTAATTGTGGAGGTAATCCTGACTAAGTTTAATCTGTAAGGATTGGTAACGGAACTATATGTTAGTAACTCTGAAGCCTGATAGGCGCCACTGATGGCCTTGTCGACCCTGGTCCTGCCATGTTTGTAGAGTAGAGTTTATTTCCGTGCCCTACACAGTTGGGATTATAATTGACGTCTAACTATGGGCGCATTACTGTAAGATGAGATCGTCAGGGTTTCTAATTGCGGGTGGGTTACAGTCGGACGAGATCGTTAGAAGTTTTCTTCTGAGTGACTACCTAAAATCAGACCAAAATGTACCAGAAGAAGTTTGTTGTGGACCTCTGACAGACTCCACTGGTTAGGTCATACTCGTTGAATAAGATTTTGGATCTCACACCGTCCATGTTATAATCTATGTTTAAATACTTCTGGATTAATCGTTTAATTACGTCTGGCTGGGTGTCCGGAATTCACGTTGCGAAGGATCGCGTAAGACACCGTGaatttattgcaaaaaaaaagttcaggaaactaactttaattttaagaaGCAAGAATAAAACTCTTCGTAATTCTTGCGCTGTCCGCATGAGTTACGTCTATTTTATGCTTCTGGGATCTATAATagaaacaagtaaaaaaatatacattttAATTTAGCAAACGTTTGGCCAGATAAGCACCGTCACGTCCCTTGGGTAGTTATCAACGGTATATCATTGGAAAGCGAGCAAATGATTATGGATCAGCTGCAATTCCTCATATGTGAATGGtaagtaagaaaaataattctgaGTATTTCTGCGTCGTAAAGTTCTCGTTGATTCGTGTTTGTGAtgtctaaaaattaaaatgtttttatatttcttatatttaggTACACCGGAGACAAGAAGATCCCATATTGCCAGtcggaagagaagaaaaaatacaagaaatggTCATTGAACATTTAGAATACCTCTAAATACTATATTGTcggttaaaataaaataaaataaaatgaattgctTGATGATGGAAATAGTAGAACAGTAGGCTGGCGGATATTCAAAAAGCTACCGACAGGAAAGACTGTGGGAGGGGGATCTAGCTAAACCATAGTCCAAGCCTTTCTTTACCTTTACCCTCAAGCTTCACCCTCACAGTTATAtgttactattatattatattataattattatattacttattatattatattatattattatatttattatattatttattatattattatatcaaaAAGTTATATTCATTCTCTaaatctggagaaaaaataaaataggacCAAAAAACCTTGGAATTgacaataatttcaaaaaaaagctgttataGCTGCTGAAAGAGTAGCACGCGACATatgttaaaaaattattttcttttttttttattgattagtgGCAGTGAAAAATGGCGCCTAATGTTCTGAAACACTTGTTTTCTGTACCATTTTTCACGGCGAAAGAATTTCTCCAccattttttctcggaaaagaaagaaaattacgtATCATGCGTATTCCTATGAATTCCTAGGAGAAGGAACCATCATGAAATTTTGCAATGTATTTCAGTCTCTACAGTAATTACTGTTTAAGCCAGTACTTTTGTTAATTCAGTCCAAGTACAGGTTTAATACAAATCtattacggtttttttttcttcaaatagcCCTGCAATTCGATTATATGGTGATCTTCGATCaattgaagatgaaaaaaacacatatcgcaactagtaattaaaaaattttaaagtaaagttttaaaaagtttttaattagttttttagttgtttttgatGTACGTACAAATGCACACTTGATTTGATAGCAGCTCGGGTTTTGCTGACCTTTTTGTAATCAAAATCGATGAGAAATAGTGTAGAGAACGTGCCCTCTTCGGATGAGTTTTATCGATTTCTCCTGGAAGTAGATTTCTTTCAAGTTTGCGCTTTTGATTTGAGCGCAATCAGATCATATCCTTGCAAACTAGAGGCTTTAATTGAGTTGAGAGTGACAAAATTTTTTGTGGAGACGTTTACGAACTCTATCATCCATTTAAC
This is a stretch of genomic DNA from Necator americanus strain Aroian chromosome II, whole genome shotgun sequence. It encodes these proteins:
- a CDS encoding hypothetical protein (NECATOR_CHRII.G8577.T1), with the translated sequence MIFFLFVSLAGFSSIYADRCATVPPSLWCSSKELAKECGFANLCNRYHTATYNQRINITLLIEALCPDCQRFIVEDLYPKIYKNFAGFVNIEFIPYGNAKIVNGSIECQHGAEECSINRFESCVIDSVGTQEQYVPLIYCLENNLMSKVPFDKASSKCFRTLSIGEDIQRMIQSCLVSRLGERLQQKAAERTANVWPDKHRHVPWVVINGISLESEQMIMDQLQFLICEWYTGDKKIPYCQSEEKKKYKKWSLNI